In Sphingomonas sp. SORGH_AS_0950, the following are encoded in one genomic region:
- the rpsT gene encoding 30S ribosomal protein S20 produces the protein MANTPQAKKRIRRNERRAVINGNRVSRIRTFVKKVEAALAAGDKETATVALAAAQPEMARGVAKGVLHKNTVARKFSRLTKRIAALA, from the coding sequence ATGGCGAACACGCCGCAGGCCAAAAAGCGTATCCGTCGCAACGAACGTCGCGCCGTCATCAACGGCAACCGCGTCAGCCGCATCCGTACCTTCGTGAAGAAGGTCGAAGCCGCCCTGGCCGCCGGTGACAAGGAAACCGCGACGGTCGCTCTGGCCGCGGCGCAGCCCGAAATGGCGCGTGGCGTTGCCAAGGGTGTGCTGCACAAGAACACCGTGGCGCGCAAGTTCTCGCGCCTGACCAAGCGCATCGCCGCGCTGGCCTAA
- a CDS encoding class I SAM-dependent methyltransferase → MSDTVSFGYEDVPRDEKAARVGGVFTNVASKYDLMNDAMSGGMHRLWKDRFVRRVKPRASDQILDMAGGTGDIAFRLAESGASITVADINPAMLEVGMKRAQDRGIDGLVWTEANAEVLTFPDKFFDAYTIAFGIRNVTDIPAALKEAHRVLRRGGRFFCLEFSTTVWPGFSEVYDAYSHKLVPKLGQMLAGDADSYRYLIESIRRFPDMPTFERMIREAGFVETKVEPIMGGLVAIHSGWKI, encoded by the coding sequence ATGAGCGATACCGTCTCCTTCGGCTATGAAGATGTGCCCCGCGACGAGAAGGCTGCCCGTGTCGGCGGGGTCTTCACCAACGTCGCCTCCAAATACGACCTGATGAACGACGCCATGTCGGGCGGCATGCACCGGCTGTGGAAGGATCGCTTCGTCCGCCGGGTGAAGCCGCGCGCCAGCGACCAGATCCTCGACATGGCGGGCGGCACCGGCGACATCGCCTTCCGCCTGGCCGAATCAGGGGCGAGCATCACGGTCGCCGACATCAATCCGGCGATGCTGGAAGTCGGCATGAAGCGTGCGCAGGACCGCGGCATCGACGGCCTGGTCTGGACCGAGGCCAATGCCGAGGTCCTGACCTTCCCCGACAAATTCTTCGATGCCTATACGATCGCGTTCGGCATCCGGAACGTCACCGACATCCCGGCCGCGCTCAAGGAAGCGCACCGCGTGCTGCGCCGTGGCGGGCGTTTCTTCTGCCTGGAATTCTCGACCACCGTCTGGCCGGGCTTTTCGGAAGTCTATGACGCCTATTCGCACAAGCTGGTCCCCAAGCTGGGCCAGATGCTGGCGGGCGATGCCGACAGCTATCGCTATCTGATCGAATCGATCCGCCGCTTCCCCGACATGCCGACCTTCGAGCGGATGATCCGCGAGGCGGGCTTCGTCGAGACCAAGGTCGAGCCGATCATGGGCGGCCTGGTCGCGATCCATTCGGGCTGGAAGATTTGA
- the mutM gene encoding bifunctional DNA-formamidopyrimidine glycosylase/DNA-(apurinic or apyrimidinic site) lyase — MPELPEVETTVRGLTPVLAGERLTLVEPRRADLRRPFPAELRQRMTGATVTALGRRAKYGLIDTDRGDTMVFHLGMSGRWRIDPGEPLVHDHLLLETGAGRRLALNDPRRFGFVDLWPTAELAGYPPFLAMGPEPLGPDFTADYLATALEGRAAPIKAMLLDQRIVAGLGNIYVCEALHMARITPGRAAGQISRARLVRLVEAIRAVLEAAILAGGSSLRDYVRPDGELGYFSKEWRVYGREGEACECGAIVRRRTDSGRSTFWCATCQRS, encoded by the coding sequence ATGCCCGAACTTCCCGAGGTCGAAACCACCGTGCGCGGCCTGACGCCGGTGCTGGCGGGCGAGCGGTTGACGCTGGTCGAGCCGCGCCGTGCCGACCTGCGTCGCCCGTTCCCCGCCGAGCTGCGCCAGCGGATGACGGGCGCGACGGTCACGGCGCTGGGGCGTCGCGCCAAATACGGCCTGATCGACACCGATCGGGGCGATACCATGGTCTTCCACCTGGGCATGTCGGGCCGCTGGCGGATCGATCCGGGCGAGCCGCTGGTCCATGACCATCTGCTGCTGGAGACGGGGGCGGGGCGGCGGCTGGCGCTGAACGATCCCCGGCGGTTCGGTTTCGTCGATCTGTGGCCGACCGCCGAACTGGCCGGCTATCCGCCGTTCCTCGCCATGGGGCCCGAGCCGCTGGGCCCCGACTTTACCGCCGACTATCTGGCGACGGCGCTGGAGGGGCGGGCGGCCCCGATCAAGGCGATGCTGCTCGACCAGCGAATCGTCGCGGGCCTGGGCAATATCTATGTGTGCGAGGCGCTGCACATGGCGCGGATCACGCCGGGGCGTGCGGCCGGGCAGATTTCGCGGGCGCGACTCGTGCGGCTGGTCGAGGCGATCCGGGCGGTGCTGGAGGCCGCGATCCTGGCGGGCGGGTCGTCGCTGCGCGATTATGTCCGCCCCGATGGCGAACTGGGCTATTTCTCGAAGGAGTGGCGGGTCTATGGTCGCGAGGGCGAGGCCTGCGAATGCGGGGCGATCGTCCGGCGCCGGACCGATTCGGGGCGGTCGACTTTCTGGTGTGCGACCTGCCAGCGGAGTTGA